A single Micromonospora luteifusca DNA region contains:
- a CDS encoding nuclear transport factor 2 family protein, giving the protein MTKRSGVDAVHNFWARVWQAPQDYDAIDELVVEDFVLISGGKRIESRARFKEWVRGFSAVIDNLDFNVIDSFESHDGSRVASTFRLTGNNNGVFGTTPDGAPLEMFGTAVWAVREDGMLLSNRVERNALEVYQQLTSRTR; this is encoded by the coding sequence GTGACCAAACGTTCCGGTGTCGACGCCGTGCACAACTTCTGGGCGCGTGTTTGGCAGGCGCCGCAGGACTACGACGCCATCGACGAACTCGTGGTGGAGGATTTCGTCCTCATCTCCGGCGGCAAGCGCATCGAGTCGCGCGCTCGCTTCAAGGAGTGGGTGCGGGGCTTCAGCGCGGTCATCGACAACCTCGATTTCAACGTCATCGACTCGTTCGAGAGTCACGACGGTTCGCGCGTGGCCTCCACCTTCCGCTTGACCGGCAACAACAACGGCGTGTTCGGAACCACCCCCGACGGCGCGCCACTCGAGATGTTCGGCACGGCCGTCTGGGCCGTACGCGAGGACGGCATGCTGCTGTCGAACCGTGTCGAGCGCAACGCGCTCGAGGTCTACCAGCAGCTCACCAGCCGCACGCGGTAA
- a CDS encoding DUF6058 family natural product biosynthesis protein yields the protein MLGTDLRRQLADRFREVNGEHPMTGADDAYVSGQFVVLEELCVIQDRDIDEVRRLMLERRLPLPGYLRSDDAEMVPSDLFVPAQEAGGVDQLETWFTAHWADSATGREEWNSYLSGQYVCLHSVTPTTIQRKDYLTAAISAAPNEPDAGSAQWSERLHAFIDELDALEPAFTAYDRLRFGGPTSRDTCIDAMRARFPRPVQANR from the coding sequence ATGCTGGGAACGGACCTGAGACGACAACTCGCCGACCGGTTCCGCGAGGTCAATGGTGAACATCCGATGACCGGGGCCGACGATGCGTACGTCAGCGGCCAGTTCGTCGTCTTGGAGGAATTGTGCGTGATCCAGGACCGCGACATCGACGAGGTTCGTCGGCTGATGTTGGAGCGCCGGCTGCCGCTTCCCGGGTACCTGCGCTCAGACGATGCCGAGATGGTGCCGTCTGACCTGTTCGTTCCAGCGCAGGAAGCAGGTGGCGTGGACCAGCTTGAGACCTGGTTCACTGCGCACTGGGCTGACTCGGCAACTGGCCGGGAGGAGTGGAATTCCTACCTCAGCGGACAGTACGTCTGCCTGCACTCCGTCACACCGACCACCATCCAGCGCAAGGATTACCTGACGGCGGCGATCAGCGCAGCTCCGAACGAGCCGGACGCCGGTTCAGCGCAGTGGTCCGAACGGCTGCACGCTTTCATCGACGAACTCGATGCGTTGGAGCCTGCATTCACTGCTTATGACCGTCTCCGCTTCGGTGGCCCCACCTCCCGCGACACCTGCATCGATGCGATGCGAGCACGGTTTCCCCGCCCGGTGCAGGCCAACAGGTAG
- a CDS encoding ATP-binding protein, protein MELLERTDALATLDGLLASPGGAVALVAGEAGAGKSALVGAFAATTRARVLWGSCDPLLTPRALGPLHDVARQVGGVLADRLAALHGAEAERRGAVFDTLLDELTDSRPGRRTVLVVEDAHWADGATLDLIAYLGRRLTRRPALLVLTLRDDEVGAEHPLHAVLAGLPRPLVRRLPLPALSTDAVAALARAAGRATDGLYQATGGNPLLVTEVLAATGPDVPPTVRDLMLARLAALPAAAREVAALVSVVPSRAEPYLLDDHPPAAVQECLDRGVLVSVGNAVAFRHELLGRAVRESLSPVQRVALHAAVLTRLTPRADVDAARLVHHSHHADDPEAMLRWAPVAAERASRAGAHRQAADHYAVALPHAARLPAASRAELLEAYATAAYLAGLAAQALDARRAALTLREADGDPLRIGEDLRWVSRLCWWTGDSPAARTAGTRAVQVLESATPGRQLAMAYSNMSQLLMLADDTGGAVDWGDRARELARRLGDVETEAHALVNVGSARLQGGDVAGIIELERGHALAAAHHLDDHAARALVNMATLTVDWHRIMPAADALERALLFTTGRDLDGYARHLLAYRSRLRLTTGDWAGARSDAERALAGAAQPGGSLIPALVTLGRLGARRDEPTPHLDTAARWAAQSRELQFVVPVAAALAERHWLAGDPDPAVAELRRVHRLAAEACQPWFAGELAYWLWRVGQPVGDTGALASPYRRLIEGDWAGAAGEWQQLGCPYSRAEALACGDGPAAGEALRVLDGLGAVAVTRRVRADLRGRGMTRVPRGPRPATAAHPTGLTTRQREVLALLVDGLSNAEIAARLSLSTRTVDHHVSAVLGKLAVPSRGQAAATARRQGLVPPT, encoded by the coding sequence ATGGAGCTGCTGGAGCGCACGGACGCGCTCGCCACCCTGGACGGGCTGCTGGCCTCCCCCGGCGGCGCGGTCGCGCTCGTCGCGGGCGAGGCGGGTGCCGGCAAGTCCGCCCTGGTCGGCGCGTTCGCCGCGACGACCAGGGCCAGGGTGCTCTGGGGCAGCTGCGACCCGTTGCTGACACCCCGGGCGCTCGGCCCGCTGCATGACGTCGCCCGCCAGGTGGGTGGCGTGCTCGCGGACCGACTGGCCGCGCTGCACGGGGCAGAGGCCGAACGCCGGGGTGCCGTGTTCGACACGCTCCTCGACGAGTTGACCGATTCGCGGCCCGGCCGTCGAACGGTGCTGGTGGTGGAGGACGCGCACTGGGCGGACGGGGCGACCCTGGACCTGATCGCGTACCTGGGGAGGCGACTGACCCGCCGCCCGGCGCTGCTCGTGCTGACCCTGCGCGACGACGAGGTCGGGGCGGAGCATCCACTGCACGCCGTACTCGCGGGCCTGCCCCGCCCGCTGGTCCGGCGGCTGCCACTGCCGGCGCTGTCGACCGACGCGGTCGCGGCGCTGGCCCGCGCGGCCGGCCGAGCCACAGACGGCTTGTACCAGGCCACCGGCGGCAACCCTCTGCTGGTCACCGAGGTGCTGGCTGCGACCGGTCCGGACGTGCCGCCGACCGTACGCGATCTGATGCTGGCCCGGCTGGCCGCGCTGCCGGCGGCGGCCCGGGAGGTCGCCGCCCTGGTTTCCGTGGTGCCTTCCCGGGCCGAGCCGTACCTGCTGGACGACCACCCGCCTGCCGCCGTCCAGGAGTGCCTGGACCGGGGCGTGCTGGTGTCGGTGGGCAACGCGGTGGCGTTCCGGCATGAGCTGCTGGGTCGGGCGGTACGCGAGTCGCTGTCCCCGGTCCAGCGGGTGGCACTGCACGCCGCCGTGCTGACCCGGCTCACACCACGCGCGGACGTGGACGCCGCCCGGCTGGTGCACCACTCGCACCACGCCGACGATCCGGAGGCCATGCTGCGCTGGGCGCCGGTGGCGGCCGAACGGGCCAGCCGGGCGGGCGCCCACCGGCAGGCGGCCGACCACTACGCCGTCGCGCTTCCGCACGCCGCGCGCCTGCCGGCAGCGAGCCGGGCGGAGCTGCTGGAGGCGTACGCGACGGCCGCGTACCTGGCCGGGCTGGCCGCGCAGGCGCTCGACGCCCGCCGGGCAGCGCTGACCCTGCGCGAGGCCGACGGCGACCCGCTGCGGATCGGTGAGGACCTGCGCTGGGTTTCCCGGTTGTGCTGGTGGACCGGGGACAGCCCGGCGGCCCGGACGGCGGGCACCCGTGCGGTCCAGGTGCTGGAGTCGGCAACACCCGGCCGGCAACTGGCGATGGCCTACAGCAACATGTCGCAACTGCTCATGCTCGCCGACGACACCGGCGGAGCTGTCGATTGGGGTGACCGGGCCCGGGAGCTGGCCCGCCGGCTCGGGGACGTCGAGACCGAGGCGCACGCCCTGGTCAACGTCGGCTCGGCACGCCTACAGGGCGGGGACGTCGCCGGCATCATCGAGCTGGAACGCGGGCACGCCCTGGCCGCCGCACACCACCTCGACGACCACGCCGCGCGTGCGTTGGTCAACATGGCCACCCTGACGGTGGACTGGCACCGGATCATGCCGGCCGCCGACGCCCTGGAACGGGCGCTGCTCTTCACCACCGGCCGGGACCTCGACGGGTACGCCCGGCACCTGCTCGCCTACCGGTCCCGACTGCGGTTGACCACCGGCGACTGGGCCGGCGCGCGCTCCGACGCCGAGCGGGCGCTGGCCGGCGCCGCGCAGCCCGGCGGCAGCCTGATCCCGGCCCTGGTCACACTGGGCCGGCTCGGTGCCCGCCGAGACGAGCCGACCCCGCACCTGGACACGGCGGCACGCTGGGCGGCGCAGAGCCGGGAACTCCAGTTCGTGGTGCCGGTCGCGGCGGCCCTGGCGGAACGGCACTGGCTGGCCGGCGATCCGGACCCGGCGGTCGCCGAGCTGCGGCGTGTGCACCGACTCGCCGCGGAGGCGTGCCAACCCTGGTTCGCCGGCGAGTTGGCGTACTGGCTGTGGCGGGTCGGCCAGCCGGTCGGCGACACCGGTGCGCTGGCCTCGCCGTACCGGCGACTGATCGAGGGCGACTGGGCAGGCGCGGCCGGAGAGTGGCAGCAGCTCGGCTGCCCGTACTCCCGGGCCGAGGCCCTGGCCTGCGGCGACGGCCCGGCGGCTGGCGAAGCGCTGCGGGTCCTGGACGGGCTTGGTGCGGTGGCCGTGACCCGACGGGTCCGGGCCGACCTGCGCGGACGTGGCATGACGCGGGTGCCGAGAGGGCCGCGACCGGCGACCGCCGCGCACCCGACGGGTCTGACCACGCGGCAACGGGAGGTGCTCGCGCTGCTCGTCGACGGGCTCAGCAACGCCGAGATCGCCGCCCGGCTGTCGCTCTCCACCCGGACCGTCGACCACCACGTGTCGGCGGTGCTGGGCAAGCTCGCGGTGCCCAGCCGGGGCCAGGCGGCCGCGACGGCTCGCCGACAGGGCCTGGTGCCGCCAACATAG
- a CDS encoding SigE family RNA polymerase sigma factor — protein sequence MAADDEHFREFVDTRYIDLLRVAYHLTGSAQDAEDLVQAALVKVMRRWRRVDDPMAYLRRVMINQHISTWRRHRMHEVVTAILPDRSTRDMTDAVTERHALYEAMRALTPRTRAVIVLRYVVDLPEAEVAATLGCSVGSVKSRASRGLARLRLALAPDASPSTQVPISTSAAADPAPTGMTKMTGATP from the coding sequence ATGGCAGCTGACGACGAGCATTTTCGCGAGTTCGTCGATACGCGCTACATCGATCTCTTGCGCGTGGCGTACCACCTCACCGGATCCGCGCAGGATGCCGAGGATCTGGTGCAGGCGGCGCTGGTGAAAGTGATGCGCCGGTGGCGAAGGGTCGACGATCCGATGGCCTACCTGCGGCGGGTCATGATCAACCAACACATCAGCACCTGGCGCCGCCACCGGATGCACGAGGTGGTGACGGCGATCCTGCCGGACCGGTCCACCCGGGACATGACAGATGCGGTGACGGAACGGCACGCCCTCTACGAGGCGATGCGGGCGCTGACGCCCCGCACCCGGGCCGTGATCGTGCTGCGGTACGTGGTTGATCTGCCGGAGGCGGAGGTTGCAGCCACCCTCGGCTGCTCCGTCGGATCGGTCAAGAGCCGCGCATCACGAGGACTGGCTCGCCTGCGTCTGGCCCTGGCGCCGGACGCGTCACCGTCGACACAGGTGCCGATCTCGACATCAGCGGCAGCTGATCCAGCGCCGACCGGTATGACGAAGATGACGGGGGCAACGCCGTGA